In Trifolium pratense cultivar HEN17-A07 linkage group LG7, ARS_RC_1.1, whole genome shotgun sequence, a genomic segment contains:
- the LOC123899474 gene encoding NADH dehydrogenase [ubiquinone] 1 beta subcomplex subunit 9, whose product MSLTSTAAYVARRAAQKEKVRILYRRALKDTLNWAVHRHLFYEDASNLRDRFEQNKHVEDPDTIDRLIVDAEASYNKWRHPDPYIVPWAPGGSKFTRNPPPPEGIEIIYDYGREDNN is encoded by the exons atgaGCTTAACATCGACGGCAGCGTACGTTGCTCGGCGAGCGGCGCAGAAGGAGAAGGTTCGGATTCTCTACCGCCGTGCCCTCAAAGACACTCTCAACTGGGCCGTACATCGCCACCTCTTCTACGAAGAC GCTTCAAATCTCCGCGATAGGTTCGAGCAAAACAAACACGTG GAAGATCCCGATACCATTGATAGGTTGATAGTGGATGCTGAAGCTAGCTACAATAAGTGGCGCCATCCTGATCCTTATATTG TTCCATGGGCACCTGGTGGTTCCAAGTTTACTCGCAACCCACCTCCACCTGAAGGG ATTGAGATAATTTATGATTATGGCCGTGAAGACAACAACtaa